Within Sulfurimonas sp., the genomic segment TCATCATCAATTGCCTCTTTTGGAGCAAACTTTAAAATGTATTTTTTTGTTTTTTTAAAAGCTTCCCAAGTATTGTCGTTGAGTGATCTCTCAAGTCTATAGCCGTCTATAATTTGTTGTGGTTTTAGATTTTGCGCAATGGGTATTTTTTGTTGTTTTAGGGTGGTCAGCTCGTTGTCTTTTAATATCTCGATGATAACTGCAGTCGTATCGTCTGCAAGGTTGTCATCGGTTAGAAAACTAGCCTTTTTTACTAAAGAGTGGGCGCCGAAGTGTATATTTTTTTCAATAAAATCGGACTCAAAAGTATTGTAGAGTCCATCGCTGCAAAGAAGAATGGTGTCATTTTGAGAGAGAATATTTTCAAAGTAAAACGGCTCTACCCTCTCTTCGCCGCCGAGTGCCTGAGTCAGTATATGGCTTTTTTCTTGTTCGATATGATCATATGAGAGTTGAGTCAAAACACCCTCTCTATGCAGATAAACTCTGCTGTCTCCAACATTTGCGCCGTAAAGCCTGTTTCCCTCTATAACAACGAGTGCGAGAGTTGTCAGCAGTTCAGCTCTTTCGTAGTTTACGATACCTTCTTGATATAAGATAGAGTTTATGGAGGAGATAAAAGTTCGTATAGACTTTTCAATACTCCAAGCTCTCGGGCGGATTTTGAAGTTGTTGAGTAGGTAGTTTGTAGCTCGTTTTGCCGCTTCAGCACCTGCTTCGGCACTTCCTACGCCGTCACAAACGACGGCGATGGTTATGTTTGCATTTGAGTTGACGGCATAAAAATCATCACTTGTTAAATCTCTGCCTTTTGCAAGCCCAAAAGCAGAGTATTTTATATCTTGCATCAGATTCTACCGCCTGCATTTAATCCCCAAGTAGTTCTCCATCTTGTTTTTACCAAACTAATTCCCACAAGTGCTATCATTACGACACCTCCAAAGATTAAAAAACCGGCTCCGTAACCGGAAAAAGCCTCTTTACTCCATCCAAGAGTATTTATAAGCAAAGTTCCTCCAAGTCCGCCGCCTGCACCGATAAGACCCGTCATAATGCCTATATCTTTGCCGAACCTCTGCGGAACCAGTTGAAAAACCGCACCGTTTGCCAT encodes:
- a CDS encoding bifunctional protein-serine/threonine kinase/phosphatase — encoded protein: MQDIKYSAFGLAKGRDLTSDDFYAVNSNANITIAVVCDGVGSAEAGAEAAKRATNYLLNNFKIRPRAWSIEKSIRTFISSINSILYQEGIVNYERAELLTTLALVVIEGNRLYGANVGDSRVYLHREGVLTQLSYDHIEQEKSHILTQALGGEERVEPFYFENILSQNDTILLCSDGLYNTFESDFIEKNIHFGAHSLVKKASFLTDDNLADDTTAVIIEILKDNELTTLKQQKIPIAQNLKPQQIIDGYRLERSLNDNTWEAFKKTKKYILKFAPKEAIDDEKILDLFIKEAWNAKRLKADFFPKAVIPKNRTLRYYVMERIDGQNLQEMLESQTLRIDDAIKLGEVLLSMSQFLLKYDLVHGDIKPQNIMLVSEGQNIEFKIIDFGSITEIFSINSKAGTPSFLSPERFLSEALSESSEIFSIGVTLYYALTKKYPYGEIEPFQNPIFKETKKPSFYNEKIPHWLDSVILRAIALEQRYSHYSEMVYELKNPQKVAPFFSKGIPLFKQHELTFYKGGFIIMVLINFILLIWMDSK